From one Eptesicus fuscus isolate TK198812 chromosome 3, DD_ASM_mEF_20220401, whole genome shotgun sequence genomic stretch:
- the GET1 gene encoding guided entry of tail-anchored proteins factor 1 isoform X1, with product MSAVEADHWAWLLVLCFVFGCNVLRILLPSFSSFMSRVLQKDAEQESQMRAEIQDMKQELSTVNMMDEFARYARLERKINKMTDKLKTHVKARTAQLAKIKWVMSVAFYILQAALMVSLIWKYYSVPVAVVPSKWITPLDRLVAFPTRVAGGVGITCWILVCNKVVAIMLHPFS from the exons ATGAGCGCCGTGGAGGCCGACCACTGGGCGTGGCTGCTGGTGCTCTGCTTCGTGTTTGGGTGCAATGTCCTCAGGATCCTCCTCCCGTCCTTCTCCTCCTTC ATGTCCAGGGTGCTGCAGAAGGATGCAGAGCAGGAGTCTCAGATGAGAGCAGAGATCCAGGACATGAAGCAGGAACTTTCCACTGTCAACATGATGGACGAGTTCGCCAGATATGCCAGGCTGGAAAGGAAGATCAACAAGATGACAGATAAGCTCAAAACTCATG tgAAAGCACGGACAGCTCAGTTGGCCAAGATAAAGTGGGTTATGAGTGTTGCTTTCTACATATTGCAG GCGGCCCTGATGGTCTCCCTCATTTGGAAGTATTATTCTGTTCCTGTGGCTGTGGTGCCAAGTAAATGGATAACTCCGCTCGACCGCCTGGTAGCATTTCCCACTAGAGTAGCAG gtgGTGTTGGAATTACCTGTTGGATTTTAGTCTGTAACAAAGTTGTGGCTATTATGCTTCATCCTTTTAGCTGA
- the GET1 gene encoding guided entry of tail-anchored proteins factor 1 isoform X2 — protein sequence MSAVEADHWAWLLVLCFVFGCNVLRILLPSFSSFMSRVLQKDAEQESQMRAEIQDMKQELSTVNMMDEFARYARLERKINKMTDKLKTHVKARTAQLAKIKWVMSVAFYILQAALMVSLIWKYYSVPVAVVPSKWITPLDRLVAFPTRVAGDDD from the exons ATGAGCGCCGTGGAGGCCGACCACTGGGCGTGGCTGCTGGTGCTCTGCTTCGTGTTTGGGTGCAATGTCCTCAGGATCCTCCTCCCGTCCTTCTCCTCCTTC ATGTCCAGGGTGCTGCAGAAGGATGCAGAGCAGGAGTCTCAGATGAGAGCAGAGATCCAGGACATGAAGCAGGAACTTTCCACTGTCAACATGATGGACGAGTTCGCCAGATATGCCAGGCTGGAAAGGAAGATCAACAAGATGACAGATAAGCTCAAAACTCATG tgAAAGCACGGACAGCTCAGTTGGCCAAGATAAAGTGGGTTATGAGTGTTGCTTTCTACATATTGCAG GCGGCCCTGATGGTCTCCCTCATTTGGAAGTATTATTCTGTTCCTGTGGCTGTGGTGCCAAGTAAATGGATAACTCCGCTCGACCGCCTGGTAGCATTTCCCACTAGAGTAGCAG